One Planctomycetaceae bacterium DNA segment encodes these proteins:
- a CDS encoding uroporphyrinogen decarboxylase family protein — MNERQRTMAVLHYEPYDRLPIVHFGYWGETLWKWVQEGHLTEDEARGWYDGGGTDPAICKKLGFDFDYYACFHTSTGMNPGFEYKVIAEFPDGAKHVQTGEGVVVLQRPGATGIPSEIDHIFKGRKEWDEQYKHRFNFFPERVTKCHVRTNDGTLPLEAGGAEFLKADTREFLYGLHCGSLYGSIRNFIGVENSAYLVVDDEPLFDEIIATVGELCYRCTKQALESGAKFDFAHFWEDICFKNGPLISPRVFMEKVGPQYKRITQLVNSYGIDIVSLDCDGMIDALIPTWIENGVNTMFPIEVGTWNASIAPWRAQYGKELRGVGGMDKKVFARDRAAVDAEVERLRPLVALGGFIPCPDHRIPPDAQWDNVRYYCDRMHKVFG; from the coding sequence ATGAACGAACGACAAAGGACGATGGCCGTCCTGCATTATGAACCGTACGACCGCCTGCCCATCGTGCATTTCGGGTACTGGGGCGAGACGCTCTGGAAGTGGGTGCAGGAGGGGCACCTGACCGAGGATGAGGCCCGCGGCTGGTACGACGGCGGCGGGACCGACCCGGCGATCTGCAAGAAGCTGGGCTTCGACTTCGATTACTACGCGTGCTTCCACACCAGCACGGGGATGAACCCCGGCTTCGAGTACAAGGTGATCGCCGAGTTTCCCGACGGCGCCAAGCACGTGCAGACCGGCGAGGGCGTCGTCGTGCTCCAGCGCCCCGGCGCCACGGGAATCCCCTCCGAGATCGACCATATCTTCAAGGGCCGCAAGGAGTGGGACGAGCAGTACAAGCACCGCTTCAATTTCTTTCCCGAGCGCGTCACCAAGTGCCACGTGCGGACCAACGACGGCACGCTGCCGCTGGAGGCCGGCGGGGCGGAGTTCCTCAAGGCCGACACGCGCGAGTTCCTCTACGGCCTGCACTGCGGCAGCCTGTACGGCAGCATCCGCAATTTCATAGGCGTGGAGAACTCGGCGTACCTGGTCGTCGACGATGAGCCGCTGTTCGACGAGATCATCGCCACCGTCGGCGAGCTGTGCTACCGCTGCACCAAGCAGGCCCTGGAGAGCGGAGCCAAGTTCGACTTCGCCCACTTCTGGGAAGACATCTGCTTCAAGAACGGCCCGCTCATTTCGCCGCGGGTGTTCATGGAGAAGGTGGGCCCGCAGTACAAGCGGATCACGCAACTGGTCAACAGCTACGGCATCGACATCGTGAGCCTGGACTGCGACGGGATGATCGACGCGCTGATCCCGACGTGGATCGAGAACGGCGTCAACACGATGTTCCCCATCGAGGTCGGCACGTGGAACGCCAGCATCGCCCCGTGGCGGGCCCAGTACGGCAAGGAGCTTCGCGGCGTCGGCGGGATGGACAAGAAAGTCTTCGCCCGCGACCGCGCTGCCGTCGATGCCGAAGTCGAACGCCTCCGCCCGCTGGTGGCCCTGGGGGGATTCATCCCCTGCCCCGACCACCGCATTCCCCCCGACGCCCAGTGGGACAACGTCCGCTACTACTGCGACCGGATGCACAAGGTCTTCGGATAG
- a CDS encoding alpha/beta hydrolase — MRTSRMILRIIILLVGSYLILFTVAWLVQSRLVYFPTKTWRIAPAALGFEELNFAAADGVKLSAWFSPAPQARGVILICHGNGGNVSHRAEMMLTFNRLGYSAMCFDYRGYGHSEGSPDEQGTYADARAAWDYLLTRGDTKAADIVIYGESLGGGVAAHLAAGVGSCRALVLQSTFSSLTDVAAHHYWYLPVRWLLRFRYPSAEHAQKVTCPVLVIHSPEDEIVPYKFGRKLFEAAHEPKAFLEIHGGHNDGCDASGSIYTEGLSSFLKSCQNN; from the coding sequence ATGAGAACCTCCCGCATGATCCTGCGAATCATCATCCTGCTCGTCGGCTCGTACCTGATCCTCTTCACGGTCGCCTGGCTGGTCCAGTCGCGGCTGGTGTACTTTCCGACGAAAACCTGGCGGATAGCGCCGGCAGCGCTGGGCTTTGAAGAGTTGAACTTTGCGGCCGCCGACGGCGTGAAGCTTTCGGCGTGGTTTTCGCCGGCGCCACAGGCGCGGGGGGTCATCCTGATCTGCCACGGCAACGGCGGGAACGTTTCACACCGCGCGGAGATGATGCTGACGTTCAATCGCCTGGGCTACAGCGCGATGTGTTTTGACTATCGCGGGTACGGCCACAGCGAGGGTTCGCCGGATGAGCAAGGCACCTACGCCGACGCGCGGGCGGCGTGGGACTACCTGCTCACGCGCGGCGACACCAAGGCCGCCGACATCGTCATCTACGGCGAGAGCCTCGGCGGGGGCGTGGCGGCGCACCTGGCGGCCGGCGTCGGATCGTGCCGGGCCCTGGTCCTGCAGTCCACCTTCAGCTCGCTGACCGACGTGGCCGCCCATCATTACTGGTACCTGCCGGTGCGCTGGCTGCTGCGATTTCGCTATCCCTCAGCCGAGCACGCGCAGAAGGTCACCTGCCCGGTGCTGGTCATCCACAGCCCCGAAGACGAGATCGTGCCCTACAAGTTCGGCCGCAAGCTCTTCGAAGCCGCCCACGAGCCCAAGGCGTTCCTGGAGATTCACGGCGGGCACAACGACGGTTGCGACGCGTCAGGCAGCATCTACACCGAAGGTCTGTCGTCGTTTCTGAAATCGTGCCAGAACAATTAG
- a CDS encoding RnfABCDGE type electron transport complex subunit B: protein MAIIMILLAAGTMLILALAAGFVLGWANKALHVKADPRVESILAILPGANCGGCEFIGCADYAEALVKDGAAINKCSVGGESCKKMIANILGVDVTESWPYRPVVHCGAHTGDKFGRHLYQGEGTCSGANGVAGVQGCTYGCLAFGDCERSCNFDAIHVIDGLATVDYHKCTGCGACERACPRHIISMVPFKREKMLAVTCCNHDFGKAVKAVCKVGCIGCGACARTSALFSMEKNLPRIDYEKYDPETAAQELELVMGKCPMKRLLSIGKPTEQDLAGVADEKTPPDLIVDKFETTADKTEWRG, encoded by the coding sequence ATGGCAATCATCATGATACTTCTGGCGGCCGGGACGATGCTGATCCTGGCGCTGGCTGCCGGATTCGTCCTGGGCTGGGCCAACAAGGCCTTGCACGTCAAAGCCGACCCGCGCGTGGAGTCGATCCTGGCCATCCTGCCCGGCGCCAACTGCGGCGGATGCGAGTTCATCGGTTGCGCCGACTATGCCGAGGCCCTCGTCAAGGACGGCGCCGCCATCAACAAGTGCTCCGTCGGCGGCGAAAGCTGCAAGAAGATGATCGCCAACATCCTCGGCGTCGACGTCACCGAGAGCTGGCCGTACCGACCCGTCGTCCACTGCGGCGCCCACACCGGCGACAAGTTCGGCCGACACCTCTACCAGGGCGAAGGCACCTGCTCGGGCGCCAACGGCGTGGCCGGCGTGCAAGGGTGTACGTACGGGTGCCTGGCCTTTGGCGACTGCGAGCGGTCGTGCAATTTCGACGCCATCCACGTCATCGACGGCCTCGCGACGGTCGACTACCACAAATGCACCGGCTGCGGCGCCTGCGAGCGGGCCTGCCCGAGGCACATCATCTCGATGGTGCCCTTCAAGCGCGAGAAGATGCTGGCCGTCACCTGCTGCAACCACGACTTCGGCAAGGCGGTCAAGGCCGTCTGCAAGGTCGGCTGCATCGGCTGCGGCGCCTGCGCCCGAACCAGCGCCCTGTTCTCGATGGAAAAGAACCTCCCCCGCATCGACTACGAAAAGTACGATCCGGAGACCGCCGCCCAGGAGCTCGAACTGGTCATGGGCAAGTGCCCCATGAAACGCCTGCTGTCGATCGGCAAGCCAACCGAACAAGATCTCGCGGGCGTCGCCGACGAAAAGACGCCGCCGGACCTGATCGTCGACAAGTTCGAGACCACCGCCGACAAGACCGAATGGCGCGGGTGA
- a CDS encoding Rnf-Nqr domain containing protein, whose protein sequence is MDYLTTILLMAITTALINNMVFHFFVGNCPFIGVSRRLDAAFGMGAAVTAVTTVAGLLSWAVTYYILAPNKIGGQVLSAPLTHAVVQLFRPGYDGVVDLSILSYAVYIFLIAWAVQLVEMYIRKFFPPLYKAFGVYLPLITTNCVILFTCLEIMRHASATSGAEQWGLDKTLIFAFFAGVGFLIAIVIMAGIREELDKADIPKALRGPGITMVLAGILSMAFMGFAGVDRGLEKALHPPAKETAWIVALPTTQPAQGPQGQAPTSAGAPRQ, encoded by the coding sequence ATGGATTACTTAACCACCATCCTGCTGATGGCCATCACCACGGCCTTGATCAACAACATGGTCTTCCACTTCTTCGTGGGAAACTGCCCGTTCATCGGCGTCTCGCGAAGACTGGACGCGGCCTTTGGCATGGGTGCGGCCGTGACGGCGGTGACGACCGTGGCGGGACTGTTGAGCTGGGCGGTGACCTACTACATCCTGGCGCCCAACAAGATCGGCGGGCAAGTGCTCAGTGCGCCGCTGACGCATGCGGTCGTGCAGCTTTTCAGGCCCGGCTATGACGGCGTGGTCGACCTGAGCATCCTCAGCTATGCCGTCTACATCTTCCTGATTGCCTGGGCGGTGCAACTGGTCGAGATGTACATCCGGAAGTTCTTCCCGCCGCTGTACAAGGCCTTCGGCGTTTACCTGCCGCTGATCACGACCAACTGCGTGATCCTCTTCACGTGCCTCGAGATCATGCGCCACGCCTCGGCCACCAGCGGGGCCGAGCAATGGGGTCTGGACAAGACGCTGATTTTCGCCTTCTTCGCCGGAGTGGGATTCCTGATCGCCATCGTGATCATGGCCGGTATCCGCGAGGAATTGGACAAGGCCGACATCCCCAAGGCGCTGCGCGGACCGGGAATCACGATGGTGTTGGCCGGTATTCTCTCGATGGCGTTCATGGGCTTTGCGGGCGTGGACCGTGGCCTGGAGAAGGCACTGCATCCGCCCGCCAAGGAGACCGCGTGGATCGTCGCTCTGCCGACGACACAGCCGGCACAGGGCCCACAGGGGCAGGCTCCCACCAGCGCGGGCGCCCCCAGACAATAG
- the rsxE gene encoding electron transport complex subunit RsxE — protein sequence MADNGPSALQRFNNGIGPENPVFRQILGLCPTLAVTNTVSGALTMAAAVAFVLICSNVLISLLRLQLKPHLRILVFTLTIAAFVTIADRVLAAYLYSMSRLLGPYVPLIIVNCIIIARCEVCAAKQGLMPALGDAIGQATGNAAALLAISSVREILGSGKWFGFTLYQSPVHISWLGQGTPFWESWSIMILPPGAFLTLGLLLGLVNWAVAKRKAA from the coding sequence ATGGCCGATAATGGCCCCTCCGCCTTACAACGATTCAATAACGGGATCGGTCCCGAGAACCCGGTCTTCCGCCAGATCCTGGGCCTGTGCCCCACCCTGGCGGTGACGAATACCGTCTCGGGCGCGTTGACCATGGCCGCGGCTGTGGCGTTTGTGCTGATCTGCTCCAACGTTCTCATCAGCCTGCTTCGTCTGCAGCTCAAGCCGCACCTGCGGATTCTGGTCTTCACGCTTACGATTGCGGCGTTTGTGACCATCGCCGACCGGGTGCTGGCGGCGTACCTGTACTCGATGAGCCGCCTGTTGGGGCCTTATGTCCCGCTGATTATCGTCAACTGCATCATCATCGCCCGCTGCGAAGTCTGCGCGGCCAAGCAGGGGCTGATGCCGGCCCTGGGCGACGCCATCGGCCAGGCCACCGGCAATGCCGCGGCGTTGCTGGCGATCTCTTCCGTCAGGGAAATCCTCGGCAGCGGAAAGTGGTTCGGCTTCACCCTGTACCAGTCCCCGGTGCATATTTCCTGGCTCGGGCAAGGAACGCCATTCTGGGAATCGTGGTCGATCATGATCCTGCCGCCCGGGGCGTTCCTCACTCTGGGGCTGCTCCTGGGCCTGGTGAACTGGGCCGTGGCTAAAAGAAAGGCCGCTTAG
- a CDS encoding FMN-binding protein: protein MNYLKQSWLVIVLALGFGVALAFVQTSLSPAIEKNKLDLTLEQIPSLVPGAEAAKSEQVTLANGQTAFVANDKDGRQVGWVVKGSGLGFADVIEVLVGLTADGKTITGLYVLDQKETPGLGNRITGEEFLYQFRDKSLSKPLVISKASGPSNITPLSGATISSEGVADIVNKTVQSFFKAMSQKEPVRHGR, encoded by the coding sequence ATGAACTATCTCAAACAGAGTTGGCTGGTGATCGTGCTGGCGCTGGGCTTCGGCGTGGCGCTGGCGTTCGTGCAAACCAGCCTCAGCCCCGCGATCGAAAAGAACAAGCTCGACCTGACGCTGGAGCAAATCCCCTCCCTGGTTCCCGGCGCCGAAGCGGCCAAGAGCGAGCAGGTGACCCTCGCCAACGGACAGACGGCGTTCGTAGCCAATGACAAAGACGGCCGGCAGGTCGGCTGGGTCGTCAAGGGCAGCGGGCTTGGCTTTGCGGACGTCATCGAGGTGCTGGTGGGGCTGACCGCCGACGGAAAGACCATCACGGGTCTTTATGTGCTCGACCAGAAGGAGACTCCCGGCTTGGGCAACAGGATCACTGGCGAAGAATTCCTCTACCAGTTCAGAGACAAGAGCCTGAGCAAGCCGCTGGTCATTTCCAAGGCCTCGGGGCCCAGCAACATTACCCCCCTTTCCGGAGCGACTATCTCCTCCGAGGGCGTCGCCGACATCGTCAACAAGACCGTTCAGTCCTTTTTCAAGGCGATGTCCCAGAAAGAACCGGTGCGCCATGGCCGATAA
- a CDS encoding RnfABCDGE type electron transport complex subunit D — translation MSQAQQPAPAAGSQPPAEPVLIVAPSPHMGNIAQTTRRMMLDVLLALVPVIVASMAVFGLYAIQQIALCMLACMAFEAMFSMLRGKGLTIIDGSAAVTGAILALSLPWSAPWYVGVVGSLIAIGIAKIIFGGLGQNLFNPAMVGRAFVMIAFAGVMGASAYVAPASRTDAPHAVTQATPMTARREAARKPAVATAPAAAATQPATDWNYVKRLFWGNVNGSLGETSAAACILGAVYLLIRRTASWEIPLGMVGTAAVIAGLMNLAQGGGPELLLHHLFGGALLFGAVYIATDPVTSPLTPRGKLIFGAGCGALVMLLRVFSGYPEGVMFAVLLMNSVVPLINRWTIPTPIGGPAPVKA, via the coding sequence ATGAGTCAAGCCCAACAACCCGCCCCTGCCGCCGGTAGCCAGCCACCCGCCGAACCGGTCCTGATCGTCGCGCCGTCGCCGCACATGGGCAACATCGCCCAGACCACGCGCCGCATGATGCTCGACGTGCTGCTGGCGCTGGTGCCGGTGATCGTGGCGTCGATGGCCGTCTTCGGGCTCTACGCCATCCAGCAGATCGCCCTGTGCATGCTGGCATGCATGGCCTTCGAGGCGATGTTCTCGATGCTCCGCGGAAAGGGGCTGACCATCATCGACGGTTCGGCGGCCGTCACCGGAGCGATCCTGGCGTTGTCGCTGCCCTGGTCGGCGCCGTGGTACGTCGGCGTCGTCGGCTCGCTGATCGCCATCGGAATCGCCAAGATCATCTTCGGAGGCCTGGGGCAGAATCTGTTCAACCCGGCGATGGTCGGCCGCGCGTTCGTCATGATCGCCTTCGCCGGCGTCATGGGCGCCAGCGCGTACGTGGCCCCGGCGTCGCGAACCGACGCGCCCCACGCCGTGACGCAGGCTACCCCGATGACCGCCCGGCGCGAAGCCGCCCGCAAACCCGCCGTCGCGACCGCGCCGGCCGCGGCGGCAACGCAACCGGCAACCGACTGGAATTACGTCAAGCGATTGTTCTGGGGCAACGTCAACGGCTCGCTGGGCGAGACGAGTGCGGCCGCCTGCATCCTCGGGGCGGTGTACCTGCTGATCCGGCGGACGGCCAGTTGGGAGATTCCGCTGGGGATGGTGGGCACGGCGGCGGTGATCGCCGGTCTGATGAACCTCGCCCAGGGCGGGGGACCGGAGCTGCTGCTGCATCACCTGTTCGGCGGGGCGCTGCTGTTCGGGGCGGTGTATATCGCGACCGATCCGGTGACCAGCCCGCTGACGCCCAGGGGCAAGCTGATCTTCGGCGCCGGGTGCGGGGCGCTGGTGATGCTGCTGCGGGTCTTCAGCGGATATCCCGAGGGCGTGATGTTCGCGGTGCTGCTGATGAACTCGGTCGTGCCGCTGATCAACCGCTGGACCATCCCCACGCCCATCGGCGGACCGGCGCCGGTCAAGGCCTGA
- the rsxC gene encoding electron transport complex subunit RsxC: MTATGRMDFRGGVHPPERKSLSADAAIEVLPTPPEVRIPLVQHIGAPCESLVKPKTPVAMGEMIGKAGGFVSAPVHASIDGTCGMADVTTLPNARHVAVIPITAGPQTLSGQGLWDAIFGGEWPTRHLEDHAPQQIVEAIQAAGIVGQGGAAFPTHVKLVRNETKPIDTLLVNGCECEPYLTADHRMMIQLPGPIISGALLAAQAADAKQIIIAIEDNKPVAIDNLRRAVRGTKIQVVVLPTHYPMGGEKMTIRAALGRVVPTGGLPLDVGVVVINVGTAAAIARAVLRGKPLTHRVVTVTGSGVARPRNLLAPIGVSYKTLIEHCGGLTDQAARVLSGGPMMGLAIGNLDTPVTKGTSGITVLTSQEARKAEELQCIRCGRCVDVCPVGLVPTKIALACRFKDWDLARRYHLDACIECGCCAYICPSGIPLVQLMRMGKAEIPRKKK, from the coding sequence ATGACAGCCACCGGCAGAATGGACTTTCGCGGCGGGGTTCACCCGCCCGAGCGTAAGAGCCTGTCGGCCGACGCGGCGATCGAGGTGCTTCCGACGCCGCCGGAGGTTCGGATTCCGCTGGTGCAGCACATCGGCGCCCCGTGCGAGAGCCTGGTCAAGCCCAAGACGCCGGTGGCGATGGGCGAGATGATCGGCAAGGCCGGCGGGTTCGTCTCGGCGCCGGTCCACGCGTCGATCGACGGCACGTGCGGCATGGCGGACGTGACGACGCTGCCCAACGCCCGCCACGTGGCGGTGATCCCGATCACGGCCGGTCCGCAGACCCTCAGCGGTCAGGGTCTGTGGGACGCGATCTTCGGCGGCGAGTGGCCCACACGGCACCTGGAAGACCACGCCCCCCAGCAGATCGTCGAGGCGATCCAGGCGGCTGGCATCGTCGGCCAGGGCGGGGCGGCCTTTCCCACGCACGTCAAACTCGTGCGCAACGAAACCAAGCCCATCGACACGCTGCTGGTCAACGGCTGCGAGTGCGAACCGTACCTGACGGCGGACCATCGCATGATGATCCAGCTTCCCGGACCGATCATCTCCGGGGCGTTGCTGGCGGCGCAGGCGGCCGACGCCAAGCAGATCATCATCGCCATCGAAGACAACAAGCCCGTGGCGATCGACAATCTGCGCCGGGCGGTGCGCGGGACGAAGATACAGGTGGTGGTGCTGCCGACGCATTATCCCATGGGCGGCGAGAAGATGACCATCCGCGCCGCCCTGGGGCGCGTGGTGCCCACCGGCGGGCTGCCGCTGGACGTGGGCGTGGTGGTGATCAACGTCGGCACGGCCGCGGCGATTGCACGCGCGGTGCTGCGGGGCAAGCCGCTGACTCACCGCGTGGTGACGGTGACGGGCTCGGGCGTGGCGCGTCCGCGGAACCTGCTGGCGCCCATCGGCGTCAGTTACAAAACGCTGATCGAGCACTGCGGCGGGCTGACCGACCAGGCGGCCCGGGTGCTCTCCGGCGGACCGATGATGGGCCTGGCCATCGGCAACCTCGACACGCCGGTGACCAAGGGCACCAGCGGCATCACGGTGCTGACCAGCCAGGAGGCCCGCAAGGCCGAAGAACTCCAGTGCATCCGCTGCGGGCGGTGCGTCGACGTCTGCCCGGTGGGGCTGGTGCCCACCAAGATCGCCCTGGCGTGCCGATTCAAGGACTGGGACCTCGCCCGGCGATACCATCTCGACGCCTGTATCGAGTGCGGCTGCTGCGCGTACATCTGCCCCTCGGGAATCCCGCTGGTGCAGTTGATGCGCATGGGCAAGGCCGAAATCCCCCGCAAGAAGAAATGA
- a CDS encoding mechanosensitive ion channel family protein, with amino-acid sequence MDWIEHTLGLPSGIVEKLVAILIALGVYLALRWLGRWTFRRTLDDPAKRFVARKFLEGVLGIVLVIVLLRIWFERFVGIIVYLGVFSAGLAVALQKPLTNIAGWIYILWRKPFGLGDRVQIGDHAGDVIDIRLFTFTVTEIRQWVQADQATGRILHIPNGWVFEKVTCNYVQDFEYVWNELPLTITAESDWRKAKSLLTEIVNRVCPVDQDEVTQTIHHAGMAIALRQEQVQPSVWTALAPEGTTLTLRYLTNARRRRVVSTELVEAILEAFEGQDAIDIAYPTQRVFTNFVEGKSGLQPPPAPPPPTSPAERQNLSVVSSTSPQQGPQ; translated from the coding sequence ATGGACTGGATCGAACACACGCTGGGTCTGCCCTCGGGGATAGTTGAGAAGCTGGTGGCGATCCTGATCGCCCTGGGCGTGTACCTGGCGCTGCGATGGCTGGGGCGGTGGACCTTCCGCCGCACGCTGGACGATCCGGCCAAGCGGTTCGTCGCGCGGAAGTTTCTCGAAGGCGTGCTGGGCATCGTGCTGGTGATCGTGCTGCTGCGGATCTGGTTCGAACGCTTCGTGGGCATCATCGTCTACCTGGGCGTGTTCTCGGCGGGCTTGGCCGTGGCGCTGCAGAAACCGCTGACCAATATCGCCGGATGGATCTACATCCTGTGGCGCAAGCCCTTCGGCCTCGGCGACCGCGTCCAGATCGGCGACCACGCCGGCGACGTCATCGACATCCGCCTGTTCACCTTCACCGTCACCGAGATCCGCCAGTGGGTGCAAGCCGACCAGGCCACCGGGCGAATCCTGCACATCCCCAACGGGTGGGTCTTCGAGAAGGTCACCTGCAACTATGTCCAGGACTTCGAGTACGTCTGGAACGAACTGCCCCTGACGATCACCGCTGAGAGCGACTGGCGAAAAGCCAAGAGCCTGCTGACCGAGATCGTCAACCGCGTCTGCCCCGTCGACCAGGACGAAGTCACCCAGACCATCCACCACGCCGGCATGGCCATCGCCCTTCGCCAGGAGCAGGTCCAGCCGTCGGTCTGGACGGCCCTGGCCCCGGAGGGCACGACGTTGACGCTGCGGTACCTCACCAACGCCCGCCGTCGGCGGGTGGTGTCCACCGAGCTCGTCGAGGCGATCCTCGAGGCCTTCGAAGGCCAGGACGCCATCGACATTGCCTATCCCACCCAGCGCGTCTTCACGAACTTCGTCGAAGGCAAGAGCGGCCTGCAACCGCCCCCCGCCCCCCCGCCGCCGACGAGCCCGGCTGAGCGGCAGAACCTAAGCGTCGTCAGCAGCACGAGCCCCCAGCAGGGCCCCCAGTAG